aagagacaggtgaaataaattttaataatatatttagttttgtcCAATCTATTTTATTCAATACATAATTTGTATACAtcccatatatttataatatatattagccAGTACATTCAAAATCTTaccatttcaacatataatcaatatgAAAATGTGAGATACTTTACAGTCTTTTCTTCATTTGAAGTCTTTGAGATCTGGTGGTTGCTTACATTTACATGTCTTAGTTtggaccagccacatttcaagtcctCAAAGGGTTGGTGCCACAAAGAGTTGGTGGCTCCCACACTGGATGGTGCAGACAGCGGCCCAGAGCTGTGCGCGGCCTTGGCTTCAGGTGTTCTATGCCAACTCAATGACAGAAGTTGAAATTCAAGCCCTCCCAGCTAACAACTGAGACAGTGTTAACTGCATATCTCCTTTCAAGGGATGCCCTTGAGTTAAGGAGGATTTAGTAAAGGAAGTGTCAACATTTGGAAAAGATGGGAGAAAACAGCATTCGATTAAAATATGTTATACCATCTACTGTTGACTCGTGCAATACAAAGATAACTCATATACTGGAGTTCATTCTCAACATTTGAGCACACATTGAACAGATGGGATTTGAGTGAGGGAAGAAATGGTCGCTTCCACAGCTGTGCAGTTTTCTCAGGGAAGAAATACACACCCTGCTTATCACCAATTGCTAAGTTATACTGTCAGTTACTGCTATGTTAAGCCTACACAGTTGATTGGATCATAAAAGTCTGATaaactaataatttaaaaaatttaatccttTGAATCTGATATTTCCCATTTTAGCTATTTAACTTTACTTAGCTGGACTCTAGTTAGAGCTATTTACACAATGCTAACTTTTTGACCCCTAGTTAGGGCAAATATGGAAAGAATGGTCCTGAATtacacctctctgagcctcagtgtctttgTCCACAGAAAGAAAAGGGTGAACTACATGAATTCTAAGGTTTCTTCTGGTTCTAAATTCTAGTAGCTTATAAACCCATATTTCGCTTTCAATTTGGTCATTGAACAAATGAAAGATGCTTATTGGGtgttgtgaaaaaataaatatatagagaatTTGTTATTAGATTTAAACACAGCTAAGGAGTTTTCATACCATTGGCTTTTAAAAGCAATCtgagtatattctttttttttaattaattaatttatttattttacttttattgtggaaggggataattaggtttattatttatctaatggaggtactggggattgaacccaggacctcgtgtctgctaggcatgcactctcccactgagctatatcctcctccccaATATATTctgtattaactttaaaaatgaccTGAGTGTCAGAGTCTTTAGGATTTGTAGTGATCACTGAGCCTGGTGCTTACTGAGCACAAGCAATTCTGAAGTTATTCTTggtcttttctattttcattataggtggaAAAGAGgtcaaagatgaagagaaaagtgaaaatgaaaacacaaggtTTGAAGTCAGATTGTTAAGAGACCCAGCTGACACCTCTGAAGCTCACAGGGCCTCCAGCAGGGAGGACGCGGGAGCCCCAGGGGAGGACACCCAAGGCCCTCCAGTGGCGGACACAGAGGGAGGTGGGCACAGCCGAGAGGGTGCAGGCGAGCCCCAAGGGAGCCTCTATCCCTCTGACAGCCACGTCGCCACAGAAGCAAAGTCACACCACTCTGAGAAGGGCAAGGGGGAGACGTATCAGAAAAGGGAGCATGGGGAAGATGGCAGTCAGGAGAGGCACCTCGAGGAGCCAGGAGAGACACAGATCGCTTTTCTCAACCAACCGAACCCGGCGGGGGCTGAGACATCTGAGAAGCTTGTGTCCAGATACGGTAGTGCCCGAGGCCCTGAGAAGACCCACAGCCGGGAGAGGAGCAGccaggagagtggggaggagacGAGGGGCCCCGAGAAATGGCCCCGAGAGCCTGCAAGCCGACCCGAGGGCCAGGAGGAATCCGAGGAAAGTGAGGAAGATGCCAGCCCCGAGGTGGACAAACGCTCGAGGCCAAGACACCATCACGGGAGGAGCAGGCCCGACAGGTCCTCCCAGGAAGGGAATCCCCCCCGGGAGGAAAGCAGACACCCTCTCCAGGACCCCGAGGAGTCGGACGTGGGCACGGCCAGCTTCGGGGCAAAGAGAGCCTGGCATCCAACCCACCGCCGGGCTTCCGAGGAAGAACCTGaattgggggaggaagggaggagctACCCAGCCGTCCAGGCTCCCGGGGACCTGGAGGGGGCAcgagctgggggcagagggagtggAGAGCCGCGGGCCCCCAGGCCTCCCAGTGACGAGAACCGAGAGGAGGAGGACAAGGGGAACCGTCCCCGCACAGAGCTCAGTAACGGGGCGCGCGGATCCAGCGACGGGAGTGAGGGAGAGCGAGGCCACCACGGGGGACGCAGCCCCACAGCCCGGGGCGGGGAGCCGGGCGCCTACGCCACTCCGGACAGAACAGAAGACAAACGGTTCTTGGGTGAAGCCCGCAGCCGTGCTCAGGAAAGCCAGATGGACCAGGCAAGGCGGCATGCCCAAGGCGAGCTGAGAAATTACCTCAACTACGGCgaggagggagcccaggggaaGTGGCCCCCGCAGGGGGACCTGCAAGGCACGGAGGAGAACAGGGAGGACGCGAGGCTTCCAGGCAGACAGTATGCTCCCCGGCACATCACTGAGAAGCGATTAGGGGAGCTACTCAGTCCATACTACGACCCTTCCCAGTGGAAGAGCAGCCATTTTCAGAGAAGAGACAACAGGGATGAGAATTTTCTGGAGGGTGAAGAGGAAAATGGGCTGACCTTGAATGAGAAGAATTTCTTCCCAGAATACAACTATGACTGGTGGGAGAAAAAGCCCTTTGAGGAGGACGTAAACTGGGGATATGAGAAGAGGAACCTCGCCCCCAAGCTGGACGTGAAAAGGCAGTATGACAGAGTGGCTGAGCTGGACCGGCTCCTTCACTACAGGAAGAAGTCCGCTGAGTTTCCAGACTTCTATGACTCCGAGGAGCAGATGAGCCCACGCCACCCggcagagaatgagaaagagagggCTGGCCAAGGAGCTCTGACGGAGGAGGAGGTACAGTACGGGGCTTTGGCTTAAATCTTACTAGATGGTTAATGTGAATGTGTTATGTACAAGACTATCTGATGTCAGTGGGAAGACACTGCTGGGAATTAGTCATCGTGAGACTGTACCCCTAGCAGAGGAGCAGAGACAAGCTCCAGGTTTGGTCTCCACCTGGCATCTGGCCACTGTCCACATCCCTGTCCACCTCCCCCGGCTGCAGTGCTTCTCAGTCTTGGCTGCACGTTGTAACCACCTGGAGAGCTTGAAAAATCACTGCCATCTGGGACCCAACTCCAGAGGGTCTGTCTGTTTGGTACTGGATGATTCCTGGGCATCaggattttttaaagctccctggTGGTTCCAGTGTTCAGCCgaggttgaaaaccactggtctaTGTCTTCTCCTTAGTCATTTGACTTTTCATCACTATTTCTCAGGGTAGGAAAGAACAGATGATACAGAAATTAGTGGCTTTGTTCTATCTTTGTCATCTCCCTGCTTATAACCATCAGACATTGACATGTGGGAGAGGTGACATCAGAGCCCTGCCTTCCCTAACAATGTTTTTTCCCGATATTTATTATGTaggtcagtgcttctcaaacttcagtgtccATTAGAATCACGAGGGATTTCCAGCCCTTAAAGTTTCTGATTCGGGTGGTCCTGGGTGGGGCccaagaacttttctttttttttctttctttccccttccttccttcctttttctttctttcttccttccttccttcctttctttctttaactttgttctctttttaaaaaaatttttatataaaataaaaactatatttatttcatttgttattatttttttatttttccccttaacagaggcactggggattgaacccaggaccttgtgcatgctaagcacatgctctaccactgagctctaccccctaCCCCCAAGAACCTGTATTTCTGACACGTTCcctggtgatgctgctgctgctggtcaggGGCCcacagtttgggaaccactgatgtAGGGTAGCTGGTATAGCCTCTGACTTATCAAAAATGCCCCTTTCCTACTCCCTCAAACAACAACATAGTAAATTGATCTGGGACCTCGTGCcttaacttttctgtattttctaggaaaaagaacttgaaaatttGGCTGCGATGGATCTGGAGCTACAGAAAATAGCCGAGAAGTTCAGCGGTAACCGAAGGGGCTGATGGGCATTGGAGCAAAAGGCAGATTTAAGAAGCAGCCCTCGTATTATGTTTTCCGACACTTCACTG
Above is a window of Camelus dromedarius isolate mCamDro1 chromosome 18, mCamDro1.pat, whole genome shotgun sequence DNA encoding:
- the CHGB gene encoding secretogranin-1; its protein translation is MQPAVLLGFLGATMLAAVSSMPVDNRNHNEEMVTRCIIEVLSSALSKSNAPPITPECRQILRKSGKEVKDEEKSENENTRFEVRLLRDPADTSEAHRASSREDAGAPGEDTQGPPVADTEGGGHSREGAGEPQGSLYPSDSHVATEAKSHHSEKGKGETYQKREHGEDGSQERHLEEPGETQIAFLNQPNPAGAETSEKLVSRYGSARGPEKTHSRERSSQESGEETRGPEKWPREPASRPEGQEESEESEEDASPEVDKRSRPRHHHGRSRPDRSSQEGNPPREESRHPLQDPEESDVGTASFGAKRAWHPTHRRASEEEPELGEEGRSYPAVQAPGDLEGARAGGRGSGEPRAPRPPSDENREEEDKGNRPRTELSNGARGSSDGSEGERGHHGGRSPTARGGEPGAYATPDRTEDKRFLGEARSRAQESQMDQARRHAQGELRNYLNYGEEGAQGKWPPQGDLQGTEENREDARLPGRQYAPRHITEKRLGELLSPYYDPSQWKSSHFQRRDNRDENFLEGEEENGLTLNEKNFFPEYNYDWWEKKPFEEDVNWGYEKRNLAPKLDVKRQYDRVAELDRLLHYRKKSAEFPDFYDSEEQMSPRHPAENEKERAGQGALTEEEEKELENLAAMDLELQKIAEKFSGNRRG